A stretch of DNA from Anaerolineae bacterium:
GGCCAAGATGAATACCGTAAGAATCAACAGACATAGCGCTCAAGCACCTTTATCGTTCCCGGCAACCTGCGCGAGCCGCGCAAATTGCGCCACAGACCACAAGCGATGAAGTGCGGTTAGGCCGGAACCAACCGCCAGCACGATCAGGCCGGGCAGCACCCAGCCCGTGAACAGCATCAGCAGCAGCACCGCCAGACGCTCAAAGCGGGAGAACATCCCGCCGGCGCAGGGCAGGTCCGCGGCGCCAGCCCGCGCCCGGATGTAGCTCACCATCGTGCTGCCCACCAGCGCTGCGTAAGCCAGCGTCATCTCCCCAAAGCGACCGGTTACCGCCAGGTAATACGCCAGCGACAGCAACAACGCCATATCCGCCAGCCGATCCACCGTCGAATCGAGTACGCCGCCAAACGGGTTGGTGCGTCCCAGCGCCCGCGCAA
This window harbors:
- a CDS encoding CDP-alcohol phosphatidyltransferase family protein translates to MRQSQPPTTPNLSTWLRQATSALTERIGRSLAAHKVHPDLLTLIGLGITLIAAGLLASGEFVTAAVLLVISLPMDALDGAVARALGRTNPFGGVLDSTVDRLADMALLLSLAYYLAVTGRFGEMTLAYAALVGSTMVSYIRARAGAADLPCAGGMFSRFERLAVLLLMLFTGWVLPGLIVLAVGSGLTALHRLWSVAQFARLAQVAGNDKGA